TGAAAGACATCGTATTTGGATTAATTTGACCAATACACAAGGAGCATTTAAACAAATTTTAATTGGCTATGTTGAAGGTGCAACAAATGGATGGGACAACAATTATGATGGGTTTTCTGTAGACGGAAACAAGTATTTGGATTTTTATAGCATTAATGAAGACAGAAAATTGGTTGTGCAAGGTCGTGCCTTACCTTTTTTAGAGTCCGATACAATTCCTATAGGATACAAAACTATAATTGCAGGTGAATTTACAATTGGCATTGATCATTCAGATGGAGATTTAAGTACACATCCTGTTTATCTGGAGGATACGAAAACAAATACAATGCAGGATTTGCAAAGTAAAGGTTATACGTTCAAAACAGCAATCGGAACTTTTTTAGATCGATTTGTACTACGTTATTCGAAAACGCTCGGAACCGGAGACTTTGAAAATCCGGCCAATGCTATTTTAATAGCAGTAAAAGATAAAGTAGTTTCTGTGCGATCGCAAAA
The sequence above is drawn from the Flavobacterium sp. N2038 genome and encodes:
- a CDS encoding T9SS sorting signal type C domain-containing protein codes for the protein MKSKTTQSAVFTNAMRVTGNNSQFFKTVNSNKENVERHRIWINLTNTQGAFKQILIGYVEGATNGWDNNYDGFSVDGNKYLDFYSINEDRKLVVQGRALPFLESDTIPIGYKTIIAGEFTIGIDHSDGDLSTHPVYLEDTKTNTMQDLQSKGYTFKTAIGTFLDRFVLRYSKTLGTGDFENPANAILIAVKDKVVSVRSQKELLSGVSVYNVNGTLIYRTKEVNALELQIPNMHVAGQVLLVKVTLENGSTTVQKVIY